A region of Maridesulfovibrio sp. DNA encodes the following proteins:
- a CDS encoding C4-type zinc ribbon domain-containing protein, translating to MYEKQIEQLVVLQKVDDEIILLEAEIDQAPKDVAALESRKESLEKRKLQLAEKLDLLSEQKKKLEHEIEEDSVKVKKSKSKLMLVGTTKEYHAMMREMDSLEKLNRLREEEKITVLEETERHNELMADVDGKIKALDTELEEKRAGLKEKLDDANGQLDKLNKRRNKAGEVVPKPILGRYEFIRSRLAHPVIVPVEDAVCSGCNIMIPPQEYNVLQEGKQILSCPNCQRLIYWIEHIPEAAKPKALQKEEA from the coding sequence ATGTATGAAAAACAGATAGAACAGCTTGTTGTTTTGCAGAAGGTTGATGATGAAATCATCCTTCTTGAAGCGGAAATCGATCAGGCGCCCAAAGATGTGGCAGCCCTTGAATCCCGCAAGGAATCCCTTGAAAAACGCAAACTGCAGCTGGCTGAAAAGCTTGACCTGCTTTCCGAGCAGAAGAAAAAGCTTGAGCACGAAATCGAAGAAGATTCCGTAAAAGTCAAAAAAAGCAAAAGCAAGCTCATGCTCGTGGGCACCACCAAGGAATACCACGCCATGATGCGCGAGATGGACAGCCTTGAAAAGCTGAACAGGCTGCGTGAAGAAGAAAAGATTACTGTCCTTGAAGAAACCGAACGTCACAATGAGCTTATGGCTGACGTTGACGGCAAGATCAAGGCACTGGATACCGAGCTTGAAGAAAAACGTGCCGGACTCAAGGAAAAGCTTGATGATGCCAATGGACAGCTGGATAAACTTAACAAGCGCCGCAACAAGGCCGGTGAAGTTGTACCCAAGCCTATCCTTGGCCGTTACGAGTTTATCCGTTCACGGTTGGCTCATCCGGTTATCGTACCTGTTGAGGATGCTGTCTGCTCCGGTTGCAACATCATGATTCCTCCGCAGGAATACAACGTACTGCAGGAAGGAAAGCAGATCTTGAGCTGCCCCAACTGCCAGCGTCTCATCTATTGGATCGAGCACATTCCTGAAGCTGCAAAGCCCAAGGCTCTCCAGAAAGAAGAAGCATAA
- the ispD gene encoding 2-C-methyl-D-erythritol 4-phosphate cytidylyltransferase, producing the protein MSKSGEVWAVLLAAGSGTRLAEAVGGVKKQFLEWKGFPLFWHSAITFSNTPAVTGIVFVFPPDQVEEMKEVVAGLDGADSLGMPFRVVAGGKRRQDSVFNGLNELPSRCTHVLVHDSARPFASVRMVSGIIDRLQSGDEAVIPAIDVTDTIKQVEDGIVEKTLVRSRLKAVQTPQGFALPTLYAAHKQAEEEGWDVTDDASMVEMAGKDVHICEGEEGNIKMTNPEDLKKIEDDKRTIPCVGWGYDVHKFGEGRPMVLGGVPIPGGPEVIAHSDGDVLLHALADAILGLFGGGDIGHHFPDTSAACENMSSGIIVKEVVAKSEEAGVEIVHVDLTVISQIPKLSPHRELIRKNVASLMGLDKEQVNVKATTEEKLGFTGEKKGIKAVAAVTGLKKI; encoded by the coding sequence ATGAGCAAATCCGGTGAAGTCTGGGCCGTTCTTCTCGCTGCAGGCAGCGGCACCCGTCTGGCTGAGGCTGTTGGCGGGGTTAAGAAGCAGTTCCTTGAATGGAAGGGCTTTCCTCTCTTCTGGCATTCTGCCATTACTTTTTCCAATACTCCTGCTGTTACCGGCATTGTTTTTGTTTTTCCCCCTGATCAGGTGGAGGAGATGAAAGAGGTTGTGGCCGGGCTGGACGGTGCTGATTCACTGGGCATGCCTTTCAGGGTGGTGGCCGGGGGAAAGCGCAGACAGGACTCCGTTTTTAACGGCTTGAATGAACTGCCTTCTAGGTGTACCCATGTGCTGGTCCATGATTCAGCTCGTCCTTTTGCTTCAGTTAGAATGGTCAGCGGAATAATTGACCGGCTGCAATCGGGCGACGAAGCTGTTATTCCTGCTATTGACGTGACCGACACCATCAAGCAGGTGGAGGACGGCATTGTTGAGAAAACTTTGGTCCGTTCCCGGTTGAAAGCAGTACAGACCCCGCAGGGCTTTGCTCTGCCGACCCTTTACGCCGCCCACAAGCAGGCCGAAGAAGAGGGTTGGGACGTTACTGATGATGCTTCCATGGTGGAGATGGCCGGAAAGGATGTTCATATTTGCGAGGGAGAAGAGGGTAACATCAAGATGACCAATCCCGAAGATTTGAAAAAAATTGAAGATGATAAGCGGACCATCCCCTGTGTGGGGTGGGGCTACGATGTCCATAAGTTCGGCGAAGGTCGTCCTATGGTTCTGGGCGGAGTACCCATTCCCGGCGGCCCGGAAGTCATCGCCCATTCAGATGGAGATGTGCTGCTGCATGCCTTGGCGGATGCCATTCTCGGGCTTTTCGGCGGTGGCGACATCGGACACCATTTCCCGGATACTTCTGCGGCCTGTGAAAACATGTCCAGCGGCATCATCGTTAAGGAAGTCGTGGCAAAGTCTGAAGAGGCCGGCGTGGAAATCGTCCATGTGGACCTGACCGTGATCAGCCAGATTCCGAAGCTTTCCCCGCACCGTGAATTGATCCGCAAAAACGTGGCTTCGCTCATGGGGCTGGATAAAGAGCAGGTTAATGTGAAGGCCACAACCGAAGAAAAACTTGGCTTTACCGGCGAAAAGAAAGGAATCAAAGCGGTGGCTGCAGTTACCGGCTTGAAAAAAATTTAG
- the cysS gene encoding cysteine--tRNA ligase, whose product MRLYNTLNRKKEEFAPLNGNKVNLYACGITAYDLCHIGHARSSVVFDILVRYLRFKGYDVTFVRNFTDIDDKIINRANETGVTASELAEKFIGEFYVDMDKLNILRADIEPKCTEHIPEMIELTETLIEKDHAYATPSGDVYFKVRSFDGYGKLSGRNIEDLQSGARIQPGEEKKDPLDFALWKAAKPGEPSWESPWGQGRPGWHLECSAMSEKYFKLPFDIHGGGQDLSFPHHENEIAQSEAATGKEMARFWVHNGFVQINSEKMSKSLGNFFTIRDILDKFMPETLRYFLLTMHYRSPLDFSFAALEEAEKGIRRVYAALEQTGEALQKAKWSKAALPEEVLAEIEEAEKGWAEAMEDDMNTAAALGHVFTLIRLAGRIGEEKAWRKSEGGRDAWLRILEDVKKWGDVLGIFTRDPKEFLDELKLCMLERKGIEAEKVEELVAARQEARKNKDFARSDEIRDELIELGVEVKDTPQGAVWSVI is encoded by the coding sequence ATGCGCCTTTACAATACACTTAATCGGAAAAAGGAAGAGTTCGCACCTCTGAATGGCAACAAAGTTAATCTTTACGCCTGCGGAATCACCGCCTACGACCTTTGCCACATCGGCCATGCCCGCTCTTCCGTTGTTTTTGATATTCTGGTCCGTTATCTGCGCTTCAAGGGTTATGATGTGACCTTTGTGCGTAACTTTACTGATATTGATGATAAGATTATCAACCGGGCCAATGAGACCGGGGTTACCGCCAGCGAGCTTGCCGAAAAATTTATCGGCGAATTCTACGTGGATATGGACAAGCTGAATATTCTGCGTGCTGATATTGAACCCAAATGTACTGAGCATATTCCGGAAATGATAGAGTTGACCGAGACCCTTATCGAAAAGGACCACGCCTACGCCACACCCTCCGGCGATGTGTATTTCAAAGTCCGCTCCTTTGATGGTTATGGTAAGCTTTCGGGCCGAAACATCGAAGATCTTCAGTCGGGCGCACGCATCCAGCCCGGTGAAGAAAAGAAAGATCCTCTCGACTTCGCTCTCTGGAAAGCAGCCAAGCCCGGTGAGCCTTCATGGGAAAGCCCTTGGGGGCAGGGACGTCCCGGCTGGCATCTTGAGTGTTCCGCCATGAGTGAAAAATATTTCAAGCTTCCTTTTGATATTCATGGTGGCGGACAGGACCTGAGTTTTCCACACCATGAAAATGAGATCGCCCAGAGTGAGGCTGCTACCGGAAAGGAAATGGCCCGTTTCTGGGTTCACAACGGCTTTGTGCAGATCAATTCCGAGAAAATGTCCAAGTCCCTTGGTAACTTTTTTACCATCCGGGATATTCTGGATAAATTCATGCCTGAAACACTGCGTTATTTTCTCCTGACCATGCATTACCGCAGCCCTCTGGATTTTTCCTTTGCGGCTTTGGAGGAAGCGGAAAAAGGTATCCGTCGTGTTTATGCCGCACTGGAGCAGACCGGTGAAGCTTTGCAGAAAGCCAAATGGTCCAAGGCTGCATTGCCTGAAGAAGTATTGGCTGAGATTGAAGAAGCTGAAAAAGGCTGGGCCGAGGCCATGGAAGACGATATGAATACAGCTGCCGCTCTGGGCCACGTGTTCACCCTGATTCGTCTGGCCGGGCGTATTGGCGAAGAAAAGGCATGGCGCAAGTCTGAGGGAGGCCGTGACGCATGGCTCCGTATCCTTGAAGATGTGAAGAAATGGGGTGATGTCCTCGGTATCTTCACCAGAGATCCCAAGGAGTTTCTTGATGAACTCAAGCTTTGCATGCTTGAGCGCAAAGGCATCGAAGCTGAAAAAGTTGAAGAGCTGGTTGCTGCTCGTCAGGAGGCACGCAAAAATAAGGATTTTGCCCGTTCCGATGAAATCAGAGATGAGCTGATTGAACTTGGAGTTGAAGTTAAAGATACTCCCCAAGGGGCGGTTTGGTCCGTTATTTAG
- a CDS encoding CHASE4 domain-containing protein gives MRIGLKGKSYLIVFFLFLLIFVGNGLLVYKLNRKTLFSIEKELMEENLSRADFAMKDNSNALQSLCRDWAWWDGSYEFINNYNAEYVNSNLTSEVLINLDLDVILFFDEKGGFYFFHSADGNEDVEKCFITEGCLGKELVRRCGVDGFTGFVRINHRLMQISVQKIMNSQISGPSNGTLVMARFFGDRQLQKLGQALQMNLAFRALGEKPYKDVYFQSPDEANNEVTGCMLLKDVFGKPLVFLSLSMERDAYNIGSSLFSTYIYFMCGSLFLLGIAANFVLNRFFVSRVKMIRDQLRGEFFTGPEKRIISINGDDELSDLSDSVNDILVLLQEEKTKAETASRVKTEFLANMSHEIRTPMHSILGMVELLKESEINAEQRDYLNIAGSAGENLLEIINDVLEISKIEAGYLEIEEHDFLLHELMERVIGVFTVDAARKGLELVCNIAEDVPDRVRGDNYRLRQILNNLISNAVKFTSRGVIAVSLTFDDGKVNFAVQDEGIGIAADKLDKIFESFTQADSSTSRKYGGTGLGLPISRKLVKKMGGNISVSSNPGKGSIFRFYVNLKPVHD, from the coding sequence ATGAGAATCGGGCTTAAAGGTAAAAGTTATCTGATTGTCTTCTTCCTTTTCCTGCTGATTTTTGTGGGCAATGGCTTGTTGGTCTATAAACTCAACAGGAAAACCCTTTTCAGTATTGAAAAAGAACTAATGGAAGAAAATCTGAGCAGGGCCGATTTTGCCATGAAGGATAATTCCAACGCTTTGCAGAGTCTGTGCAGAGACTGGGCCTGGTGGGATGGTTCATATGAATTTATCAATAACTATAATGCTGAGTATGTTAATTCGAACCTGACTTCTGAAGTTCTCATTAATCTGGACTTGGATGTTATTCTGTTTTTTGACGAGAAGGGAGGGTTTTATTTCTTTCATTCTGCGGATGGAAATGAGGATGTTGAAAAGTGTTTTATCACGGAAGGTTGTCTGGGAAAAGAGCTGGTCCGCCGATGCGGGGTGGATGGTTTTACCGGGTTTGTGAGGATTAATCACAGGCTGATGCAGATTTCGGTGCAGAAAATTATGAATAGCCAGATCAGCGGCCCTTCAAACGGGACTCTGGTCATGGCCCGCTTTTTCGGGGACCGCCAGTTGCAGAAACTTGGTCAGGCCTTGCAGATGAATCTTGCTTTCCGGGCGCTGGGTGAAAAACCTTATAAAGATGTGTACTTTCAGTCTCCGGATGAAGCCAACAATGAAGTAACAGGTTGTATGCTTTTAAAGGATGTCTTCGGCAAGCCTTTGGTCTTTTTATCTCTTTCCATGGAAAGAGATGCGTACAACATCGGCAGTTCCCTTTTTTCCACCTATATCTATTTCATGTGCGGTTCTCTTTTTTTGTTAGGGATTGCAGCAAATTTTGTATTGAATCGTTTTTTTGTCTCGCGGGTTAAAATGATACGGGATCAGTTGCGCGGCGAGTTTTTTACAGGACCGGAAAAAAGAATAATCAGCATAAACGGCGATGATGAACTCAGTGACCTTTCTGATTCGGTGAATGACATTTTAGTTTTGCTCCAGGAGGAAAAAACAAAAGCTGAGACTGCCAGCCGGGTAAAGACTGAATTTCTAGCCAATATGAGTCATGAGATCCGCACACCCATGCATTCCATTTTGGGCATGGTGGAGTTGCTGAAGGAAAGTGAGATAAATGCTGAGCAGCGTGATTATTTGAATATTGCCGGTTCAGCTGGGGAGAATCTTCTTGAGATAATCAATGATGTTCTGGAAATTTCGAAAATTGAGGCCGGTTATCTGGAAATTGAGGAGCATGATTTCTTGCTTCATGAATTGATGGAGCGGGTTATCGGGGTTTTTACTGTTGACGCCGCACGTAAAGGCTTGGAGCTTGTCTGCAACATTGCCGAGGATGTTCCTGACAGGGTTCGGGGGGATAATTACAGACTGCGGCAGATTCTTAATAACCTGATCAGTAATGCAGTTAAATTCACCAGCAGGGGGGTAATTGCAGTATCTCTCACTTTTGATGACGGTAAAGTGAATTTTGCGGTACAGGATGAGGGTATCGGAATTGCTGCAGATAAGCTTGACAAAATTTTTGAAAGTTTCACTCAGGCAGACTCTTCAACGTCCCGGAAGTACGGTGGTACCGGGTTGGGGTTGCCCATTTCCCGCAAACTGGTCAAAAAAATGGGGGGAAATATTTCTGTATCCAGTAATCCGGGAAAAGGTTCAATCTTTCGGTTTTATGTGAACTTAAAGCCTGTTCATGATTAG
- a CDS encoding zinc ribbon domain-containing protein, producing the protein MPIYEYKCNECGHEFEELVSSTSVETPACPKCESPDTEKMLSSFSSGASFSDSVPAAHQAGGCGSSGFS; encoded by the coding sequence ATGCCGATTTACGAATACAAATGCAACGAGTGCGGGCATGAATTCGAGGAATTGGTCTCTTCCACCAGTGTGGAAACTCCAGCCTGCCCGAAGTGCGAAAGTCCGGATACAGAAAAGATGCTATCTTCATTCAGTTCTGGAGCTTCTTTTTCTGACTCCGTTCCTGCTGCTCACCAGGCAGGAGGTTGTGGTAGTTCCGGTTTTTCATGA
- a CDS encoding glycosyltransferase, producing the protein MNAKYKAEAIHVDSELTDIRIIADGKKRHMWGKYGLRREIDLAATLAENTIPLLIGTGIGVAARELLKQKERTLLILDCEKEILAASGLKEELRKHSNVIWINTDSPQNAARHIMELEEASGKKIQLLKNPFYLRLSPFYGLTEKILIDQSGQKAEFPVWPKFQQEKPRILLLTSQYFLMGEIVAACQRLGVPHMFINMDAKEMELDLFVARISAAINTFRPDFVLTVNHLGVDQEGILNTLLRKFQLPLASWFVDNPMLILPLYQAQENKNTTIFTWDADRMDSLREMGFSNIFHLPLGTDQTRFLPSKGCTEERWARDISFVGNSMVLKTARRMEAAGISGQLAARYKEVAHAFGEGTAHSVIKFLQTDYPELLPEFENLVTPHRKLAFETLVIWQATLEYRLSCVKQTLKFNPLIVGDDGWNQLLQNDKTWEYHSELSYYEDLPRFYPCSKINFNCTSQQMKGAVNQRVFDVPACNGFILTDHRYQIEKLFDPGKEIAVYKTPDEIPLLVEKYLKDEPARQQIIKSARKRILAEHTYDCRIKLLIKSMRQTYK; encoded by the coding sequence ATGAATGCAAAATATAAAGCCGAGGCAATCCATGTTGACTCGGAACTCACAGACATACGCATCATTGCAGACGGCAAAAAAAGACACATGTGGGGTAAGTACGGCCTGCGTCGCGAAATAGACCTAGCCGCAACACTTGCAGAAAATACAATTCCCCTGCTGATTGGCACCGGAATCGGGGTGGCAGCCAGAGAACTGCTTAAGCAAAAAGAACGTACTCTGCTCATTCTGGATTGCGAAAAGGAAATTCTTGCTGCCAGCGGGTTGAAAGAAGAACTTCGGAAACATTCTAATGTGATATGGATCAATACAGATTCACCACAGAATGCCGCCCGCCACATCATGGAACTGGAAGAAGCCTCCGGCAAAAAAATCCAGCTGCTGAAAAATCCCTTTTACCTGCGTCTATCCCCTTTTTATGGCCTGACTGAAAAAATACTTATTGATCAATCCGGCCAAAAAGCGGAATTCCCGGTCTGGCCCAAATTCCAGCAGGAAAAACCGAGAATACTCCTCCTGACCAGCCAATATTTTCTCATGGGCGAAATAGTGGCCGCCTGCCAGCGTCTGGGGGTGCCACATATGTTCATCAACATGGACGCCAAAGAGATGGAACTGGACCTGTTTGTGGCCCGCATTTCAGCAGCTATCAACACCTTTCGTCCAGACTTCGTGCTTACGGTCAACCATCTTGGCGTAGATCAGGAGGGGATCTTAAATACCCTGCTCCGCAAATTCCAATTGCCTCTGGCCTCATGGTTTGTTGATAACCCCATGCTCATTCTTCCTCTCTACCAAGCCCAAGAGAATAAGAACACAACCATCTTCACATGGGATGCAGACCGTATGGATTCACTCAGGGAGATGGGCTTCAGCAATATTTTTCATCTTCCGCTGGGTACAGACCAGACTCGTTTCCTGCCTTCCAAGGGCTGCACGGAAGAACGGTGGGCGCGCGACATTTCCTTTGTCGGTAATTCAATGGTCCTCAAAACTGCCAGACGCATGGAGGCTGCCGGAATTTCCGGTCAGCTTGCTGCCCGGTACAAGGAAGTCGCCCATGCCTTCGGTGAGGGGACAGCACATTCAGTAATTAAATTTTTACAAACGGATTACCCTGAACTGCTCCCGGAATTCGAAAATCTGGTTACCCCGCACCGCAAACTGGCCTTTGAAACTCTGGTCATCTGGCAGGCGACACTGGAATACCGGCTCTCCTGTGTGAAGCAGACCTTAAAATTCAATCCGCTTATTGTTGGTGACGATGGCTGGAACCAGCTCTTGCAAAATGATAAGACATGGGAATATCATAGCGAACTTTCCTACTATGAAGATCTGCCCCGTTTTTATCCCTGTTCAAAAATCAACTTCAACTGCACCAGCCAGCAAATGAAAGGCGCGGTCAATCAACGGGTCTTCGATGTCCCTGCCTGCAACGGATTCATCCTCACCGACCACCGCTACCAGATAGAAAAATTATTTGACCCCGGCAAAGAAATCGCTGTCTATAAAACTCCGGACGAAATTCCGTTACTGGTGGAAAAATATCTCAAAGACGAACCAGCCCGCCAACAGATAATAAAATCCGCACGCAAGCGAATACTCGCCGAACACACCTACGACTGCCGCATAAAACTTTTGATCAAAAGTATGCGTCAGACCTACAAATAA
- a CDS encoding OmpA family protein gives MAKVVIIKPKNNDPPPEEGLPPWMATFADMVTLLLCFFVLLLSFANNDLEKFKELLGSIKDAFGVKIERKEDDFLSLTPSDLKRKEVKMDSNDKRLLGLVLRIKALLDEDDATRKSSGVKADQDGVLVNTDSATLFKPGSAQLRPEAHKILDKVISILKDHNYNLVVRGHTDNTEIRSQKFPTNWELSSARAASALRYIVEKGGIAPKRLKAVGYADTQPLVKNDSPENKRKNRRLEFFYHKPARDSW, from the coding sequence ATGGCTAAAGTAGTTATCATCAAACCGAAGAACAACGACCCGCCACCGGAAGAAGGGCTTCCGCCGTGGATGGCTACCTTCGCGGACATGGTTACTCTTCTGCTCTGTTTCTTCGTGCTACTGCTCTCATTTGCAAACAATGACCTTGAAAAATTCAAGGAACTGCTCGGTTCCATCAAAGACGCTTTCGGGGTAAAAATTGAACGCAAAGAGGATGATTTTCTCTCACTGACTCCTTCTGATCTCAAACGTAAGGAAGTCAAAATGGACAGCAACGACAAGAGGTTGCTGGGGTTGGTTCTGCGCATTAAAGCTCTGCTTGACGAAGACGATGCCACCCGAAAATCATCCGGGGTAAAAGCAGATCAGGACGGTGTGCTGGTCAATACGGATTCAGCGACTCTTTTCAAACCCGGATCAGCCCAACTCAGGCCCGAGGCCCATAAAATACTGGATAAAGTAATAAGCATACTCAAGGACCACAACTATAACCTTGTCGTCCGAGGGCACACCGACAACACTGAAATACGTTCCCAAAAGTTCCCAACAAACTGGGAACTTTCATCTGCACGGGCGGCCAGCGCCCTGCGCTACATTGTGGAAAAAGGCGGCATCGCCCCTAAACGGCTTAAAGCTGTAGGCTATGCCGATACCCAGCCGCTGGTAAAAAACGACTCTCCGGAAAACAAACGCAAGAACAGACGCCTTGAATTCTTTTACCATAAACCGGCCCGCGATTCGTGGTAG
- a CDS encoding MotA/TolQ/ExbB proton channel family protein, giving the protein MDIATLIGIVGGFGLIVATIIMGGNVSGFIDPPSLVVVVGGTFASAFIMFPMGVVLKAFKIALKGFFAKSEDPKAMIDQIVALAETARKESLVALEKVSIDDEYLKKGVILVADGTDGDLVRAIMEIEIDAMKKRHFQGQGVMKGMGAMAPAFGMIGTLIGLVQMLSNLSDPDAIGPAMAVALLTTLYGSVLANVVFLPLATKLQERSIEEASYMEIMVEGVVAIQKGEHPSIVKEKLQAFLSPGLRDATA; this is encoded by the coding sequence ATGGATATTGCAACTTTAATAGGAATTGTTGGCGGTTTCGGTCTCATCGTGGCAACCATTATCATGGGTGGTAATGTCAGCGGTTTTATTGACCCACCCTCTCTTGTTGTCGTTGTCGGGGGGACTTTTGCCTCCGCGTTTATCATGTTTCCCATGGGGGTCGTACTCAAGGCCTTCAAAATTGCCTTGAAAGGTTTTTTTGCCAAATCAGAAGATCCAAAGGCCATGATCGACCAGATAGTCGCCCTTGCAGAAACCGCAAGAAAAGAAAGTCTCGTTGCCTTGGAAAAAGTTTCAATTGACGACGAATACCTCAAAAAAGGGGTCATCCTTGTTGCAGACGGCACCGACGGGGATCTTGTAAGGGCCATTATGGAAATCGAAATCGATGCCATGAAAAAAAGGCATTTTCAGGGACAGGGGGTGATGAAAGGGATGGGAGCCATGGCCCCGGCATTCGGTATGATCGGTACCCTGATCGGTCTGGTACAGATGCTCTCGAACCTTAGTGACCCTGACGCCATCGGCCCTGCAATGGCGGTTGCATTGCTTACAACCCTTTACGGATCCGTTCTGGCAAACGTTGTCTTTCTCCCTCTGGCCACCAAGCTGCAGGAACGCTCCATTGAGGAAGCTTCCTACATGGAAATAATGGTTGAAGGGGTTGTTGCTATCCAAAAAGGGGAACACCCCTCCATCGTAAAGGAAAAGCTGCAGGCATTCCTTTCCCCCGGCCTGCGTGACGCTACCGCATAA
- a CDS encoding FapA family protein: MPCLKHYFDPDFDYTNLKPVEKNDGSVDYYNMGYVQSVITGQVLAQWVAPAEDSSCGLGQRYYPEKKFPRGPNTKLNPNNQDQLIATRNGYVFYNEEGLITVKELLNVRGDVNLSTGNIFFVGDIVVHGSIKSGLDVKANNINVKGIIEQANVHAAGFLKCDGGIKGNSNGFVESKGSLRTSFCENATLVSSGNIIIEKNCMHTKVYCEGKFAAKGRFAGGQCYSDQYVFIGEQLGGGLSAASQVIVGYNPVLLLQIDKISAQISAQKEEIRSLQQIMTSGSSTTPEFTQKIEKCEMKIRFLRNKKKQFWGKIQQTEKLESCRIMVQGIVKSGVEISIGPAYMQVNEPLENVFFYYENNEVKVGSPALKR; encoded by the coding sequence ATGCCCTGCCTGAAGCACTACTTTGATCCCGACTTTGACTACACTAACCTGAAACCGGTAGAAAAGAACGACGGAAGCGTTGATTATTATAACATGGGTTACGTGCAGAGCGTAATCACAGGACAAGTGCTGGCCCAATGGGTAGCCCCTGCGGAAGACAGCTCCTGTGGACTGGGACAACGCTATTACCCGGAAAAGAAATTTCCCCGCGGTCCGAACACAAAACTCAACCCGAATAATCAGGACCAGCTCATAGCCACCCGCAACGGCTACGTTTTCTATAACGAAGAGGGTTTGATCACCGTCAAGGAACTGCTCAACGTGCGCGGAGATGTAAACCTCTCCACCGGAAACATTTTTTTCGTTGGTGATATTGTTGTCCACGGGTCCATCAAATCCGGTCTGGATGTCAAAGCAAACAACATCAACGTTAAAGGCATCATAGAGCAGGCCAATGTCCACGCCGCCGGATTTCTCAAATGCGATGGAGGCATAAAGGGCAACAGCAATGGTTTTGTGGAATCCAAAGGGAGCCTGAGAACCAGCTTTTGCGAAAATGCAACACTCGTCAGCAGCGGAAATATAATAATTGAAAAAAACTGCATGCATACTAAAGTATACTGCGAAGGAAAATTTGCTGCAAAAGGACGTTTTGCCGGCGGCCAATGCTATAGCGACCAGTATGTTTTCATAGGAGAACAACTGGGAGGGGGGTTGAGTGCTGCATCACAGGTTATTGTGGGTTACAATCCTGTCCTGCTGCTTCAGATCGATAAAATTTCTGCACAGATTTCAGCTCAGAAAGAGGAAATCCGCAGTCTCCAGCAGATTATGACCAGTGGATCATCCACTACACCTGAATTCACTCAGAAGATTGAAAAATGCGAAATGAAAATTCGCTTTCTGCGTAACAAAAAGAAGCAGTTCTGGGGAAAGATACAGCAGACGGAAAAACTGGAAAGTTGTAGAATTATGGTGCAGGGCATTGTAAAATCAGGGGTGGAAATAAGCATCGGACCGGCATATATGCAGGTGAATGAACCTTTGGAAAATGTTTTTTTCTACTACGAAAACAACGAAGTCAAAGTGGGATCTCCCGCATTAAAGAGATAG
- a CDS encoding STAS domain-containing protein, which yields MAEEIITINEGILTLKCGHEITIETIYEFKDRVEHESESSEVEAVVADLSEARFLDSSGIGFLVSLNSRLKSNNKNMYLLRPSEQICKTLELVRLISFFTIIEDEMEIP from the coding sequence ATGGCTGAAGAAATAATTACTATAAACGAGGGAATTCTGACCCTTAAATGCGGCCACGAGATAACCATTGAGACCATTTATGAATTCAAGGACCGGGTTGAACATGAGAGTGAATCTTCAGAAGTGGAAGCTGTAGTTGCAGACCTCTCCGAAGCCCGCTTTCTGGACAGTTCAGGAATAGGTTTTCTTGTTTCACTCAACTCGCGCCTGAAAAGCAACAATAAGAACATGTACCTGTTGCGCCCCAGCGAGCAGATCTGTAAAACGTTGGAACTCGTAAGACTCATATCCTTCTTCACCATTATTGAAGATGAAATGGAAATTCCTTAA
- a CDS encoding ATP-binding protein, whose translation MHRFVLEAIPTPEESREVARKAIVILKDFVADENILHDIDLVLTEGCSNVARHAYEKHEDCNRLELTITIHPEKHIIFEIADWGKGLCAKSIDFSMPSPEAVGGRGMFIMSELMDSFELIQEDGKNVIKLTRKLKEDQWLKK comes from the coding sequence ATGCATCGCTTTGTGCTGGAAGCAATTCCCACCCCTGAAGAGAGCAGGGAAGTAGCCCGCAAGGCAATTGTAATACTTAAAGATTTTGTTGCGGACGAGAACATTCTCCATGATATAGATCTGGTCTTGACCGAGGGATGTTCCAATGTTGCCAGACACGCTTATGAAAAGCATGAAGATTGCAACAGGCTGGAACTCACAATAACAATACATCCCGAAAAACATATAATTTTTGAGATTGCAGACTGGGGCAAAGGACTTTGCGCCAAATCAATTGATTTCTCCATGCCCTCGCCGGAAGCAGTCGGTGGAAGAGGCATGTTCATCATGTCCGAACTCATGGATTCATTTGAACTCATTCAGGAAGACGGTAAAAACGTTATCAAGCTGACCCGCAAGTTAAAGGAAGACCAATGGCTGAAGAAATAA